In Silene latifolia isolate original U9 population chromosome 3, ASM4854445v1, whole genome shotgun sequence, a single window of DNA contains:
- the LOC141649122 gene encoding uncharacterized protein LOC141649122, with the protein MVYAFNKVEERLPLWDSLKLFASNVNCAWMVCGDFNNVLRPNERLGSSVTDAETKDFKECLDVCGLMEMSARDAFFTWNNKHESNTRVFSRLDRCVINDEWLLLYPDSTANFLPEGNFDHNPCVIDTTMEGNRGKSQFRYFNMWSFAPEFHMTV; encoded by the coding sequence ATGGTTTATGCCTTTAATAAAGTAGAGGAGAGATTACCTCTTTGGGATAGCCTGAAACTTTTTGCTAGTAATGTGAATTGTGCCTGGATGGTGTGTGGGGATTTTAATAATGTCTTGAGGCCTAATGAGAGATTAGGTAGTAGTGTCACCGATGCAGAGACTAAGGATTTCAAAGAGTGTCTTGATGTTTGTGGACTAATGGAGATGAGTGCCAGAGATGCTTTTTTCACATGGAATAACAAGCATGAAAGCAACACTAGAGTCTTCAGTAGGTTGGATAGATGTGTAATTAATGATGAGTGGCTATTATTATATCCCGACTCTACTGCAAATTTTCTTCCTGAGGGTAACTTTGACCACAATCCTTGTGTTATTGATACCACTATGGAGGGGAATAGAGGGAAGTCACAATTCAGATACTTCAATATGTGGAGCTTTGCTCCTGAATTCCATATGACTGTGTAA